The Halovivax ruber XH-70 genome includes the window GTAAAGGGGAACTCGAGGGGCAGCGAAACCCGTTCGAAACTCGTCTCGAGGCTCATACGATCGCCTCCAGGACCTCGGCCGCGTCGAAGCGGATGGGGTCGGTCGCGGGTCCACCCAGTTCGTCGGCGAAGGCGTCGACCGCCTCCCGAGCCGCGTCGTCGCCGTCGACGTTCCGCGTGTTGAGCATCCCCGCGACCACCTCGGCCTCGTTCACCGGTGCGGCGAGCGACTCGTAGAGGTCGACGTACGTCGGGATCGGCTGGAGGGCGAAGGATTCGTAGCCGTGGATCCGCTCGCGGCCGGCCTCGTGACAGAGGACGAGCCGGTCGGCCATCGCGCCGTGGAGGATGCCGCAGGTGACCGCGGAGTACGCCGGGTGGACGATGCTGCCCTGCCCCTCGACCACGAGGAGGTCGTGTTCGTCGCCCTTCTCGACGATCATCTGCTCGACGGAACCGGCGGTGAAGTCGCTGATCACGCGATCGACGGGATTACCCCAGCCTTCGACCACGATACCGGTCTGGCCCGTCGGGATGACGGCCGCGTCGTGGCCCGCCTCGCGGGCGGCCTCGACGAGTTCCATCGTGGCCGTCATCTTGCCGACCGAGCAGTCGGTGCCGACCGTACAGACGATTTCGGCGTCGACGTCGGCCGCGACACCCTCGCTGACCGTGAGGTCTTCGGGCGGCTTCCTGACGTCCCAGATCTCGCCGCCGTGCTCGTCGGCGAGGGCGGCGAACGCCTCGTCCTCGGCGAGGAAGTAGTGGAGTCCGGAGACGACGTCGCAGCCGCGTTCGAGGGCGGCGCGGACGTCCGGTCGCCAGGACTCCTCGAAGCCGCCGCCGATCGGGGCGATGCCGATCACCAGCGCGTCGATCGACTCGTCCACGTCGTCCATCCCCGCGACGATCGGGGCGTCCTGGACGTCCGGGACGTGCTCGGCGACGCGGTCGCCGGCCGTGTCGCGGTCGAGGACGGCGACCACGTCGTAGTCTGCGTACCTGAGAATGCCCTGGGCGGTCTTGGCCCGGTCGGGAAACTGCTCGTGGGCGAGGAGTGCGACGCGCATACCGTCACATTGTCGACCCGGTACTTAGACGTTCGAGATGCGGTGACCTGTGTCACCCGTCGAAAGCCACGACGGATCTCCAATCTGCCAGTGGGCTAGATGACGAGCAACTCCGTCGACCAGAACGAGCGGTGGGCGTCGTCGAGGGCACGTTCCGTGTCGCCGGTCGCGTCGACCGCCGCGAGGGCGTCGGGGCCCGGATCCAGCTGGTCTGCGAGTTCGTCGAGGACGTCGCGCTGGCCGGCCAGGTAGAGGGGCAGGTCGGCCGCCTCGTCGCGAACGTCTTCGATCGCCGCCCTCGCCTGGGCGACGTGGTCGTCGATCTGTTCGTCTCGAATCCGTTCGAATCGTGCCTGGGAGAAACCGCCCTTCGAGTGGGCGCCCTTGACGTCGCTCTCGAACCCGGCGTACTCGACTCGCTCGGTACCGTCGTAGCGCCCGATCGCGAACCGGTCGGCCCGGACGAGCGCCAGGAGATGTGGTCCCGTCGGCCGGAAGCGAGCCGTGTCGAGCTCGACGCGGTCGCTCCAGGTCGGTTCCACGTCGACGGGAAGCGGGCCGTCGAGAGCGACCGAGACGAGGCCGGCATCGTCGGCGACGACGAGGCAGGGCGCGGCGTCGGCCGCGAGGCGGGCTCGATCGCCCAGCGCGGACGCCACCGACTCCGGAACGGCGTCCGGTTCGACCGACGCCGTCAGGACGGATTCCGGCGCTGCACGAAGCGATTCGAGCCGGGCAAGGACGTCCGCAAGCCGGCTATCGTGGAGTGTCTCACGACGTCGGTACGTCAGGTCGTCGCCGCTGTCGTCGCGCCGCTCGAGCTCGCCCTCGAGCTGTGCGATCCGGTCTTCGAGGCGGTTTTCCCGTTCCTCGGCGGTTTGGCGTTCCCGAACCGCCTCGCGACGACGATCCGATTCGGCCTCGTAGCGCTCACGCAGGCGTTCACACTCGGTTTCGAGCTCGTCGATGCGGTCCCTGAGCGACGCCCGGCCCAGCCACTCGTCGAGCTTCGACATCGATCGAATCCGGGCGGCGCTGGTACTTCTAGGTTCCGACGGGCGGCGTGGCGCCGTGCGTCTCGGCGAACGTGGTGGCCTTACATTCCCGCCGGCGGGGTTCCGTCGGGCTCGTCCCCGCGCACTGGGGTGTCGGGATCCCAGCCCGCGAACTGGAGGAGCTGGCGAGCCCGGTCGCGACTGGCGAGAAAGACCGACGAGAGCGCTGGCGGGTTGTCGATCTCCGTCTGTTCGAGGACGGCTGTCGGGACGGCGAGCGTATTCGCCGGGAGTGATTCGGTTCCGTGAACCGGGAAGTGCTGTGTCTCGAGTTTCATCACCAGCGGCGTATCGAGTCGTTCGACGCCGTCACCGCTCGCGTACAATTGTTCGTTGACGCGCTCGTGCTGGGTTCGTTCCATGGTGACCCGGTCGGTTTCGGTCGGCGTCACGTAGAGACGACCCAGGTAGTAGTGTTGCGAAAACCGCTCGAACATGCCATATGGTAACAGGGGTCGGTCACAGATAACCGTTGTGCGGGAACCTTTACGTCGAAGGGCTTTCAGGCACTTCTTTCGCGTCCGTGAGACGAGTGAACTGCTCGATCGTCGTTCCGGACCGAGGCGACACACCCCACTCCAAATCACCGAAACCAACAGGCAGCCGGGAACGGAATCGTCGCCAGTAAACGGTGGTTCGAACGGTCTGAACGCTTCGAACGAAGATTTATCCTTTTATGGACGACCAGTAGAATGGACACTCGATGACGACACATCGGATCGCGCTCGTCGCTGCACTCGTCGTCGGTGCGCTTGCGCTCACGTCAGTGGGGGTCGTCGGGGTGGGGAGTGACGCGCCCGCATCGTCCGCCGACAACGAGTCGACGATGGGTGACAGTATCGGCGCGTTCATGCAGGCAAGTTCGGCGTCCGCCGACGGGAGTATCGACCGTGGGATGTTCGACCAATCGCTCAACGAATCGGCCGACAAGGAGGCACTCGTCCGTGAGCGTATCGAAGCGCTCGAAGCGGAGTACGAGGAAGCCAGAAAGCTGTCGGCGTCGGTCGACACGAACTCGTCGTTACCGGCCCCGGCCCGCCGGGCGACGCTGGTTCGCCTGACGATGCAACTCGATTCGCTCAACGCGTCGATCGAGGAAACTAGTGACCACGCTCGAGCTGTCGGGGTGGACACCGAGCGTCTGGAGACACTACGGGCGAACGCCTCCGAACTGACTGGCCCGGAAGTGGCCGAAATCGCGACCGAGATGGCCGGTGTCGACCCGCCAGGGTTGCGAGACGGCCAACCGGGAAACGGTAATTCGGGGGCCGGCGCCCCCGGGAACAGTAGCGGATCGTCGACACCGGGTGGTTCGGGAAACGGTAATTCGGGGGCTGGCGTCCCCGGAAACAGTACCGATTCACCGGGTACTGGTGGTCAGGGAAACGGTAACGGGGGAGCTGGTGCTCCCGGGAACGACTCATCAGGAGACGCCGGCGATTCACCAGGAAACGCCGATTCGGGATCGACTGATTCGGCGAACGGAACTGGTGCGGACGGAGGAGCGGACACGGATCTCCTCCGGTCGGTCGTCGTGCCGGTTGGCTTCCCGCTTTGGTGACGAAGGCGGTCAGCAGAGCTCGGGCAGCGCCACGTCGACGTGAAACAGTGGTTCCGTCGTCCCAGTCTGCAACCGATTCTTCTCCGCTGGTCACGGTTCATGTCTTGTACGGCCCTGTCTATTTCCGCCGAGACGGATCTCGTCGGTCTTGACAGGGACCTCGTCCTAGATTCCCTGTCCCATCAGGTGACTGCGCAGGACGTCGGCGTTCTTGTTCCCGGCGCCGGTGTTGACGATGGCAACCGTGTCGTCGGCGTCGAACTCACCCCGTTCGGCGAGGGCCCACGCCCCGCTCGCCGCGGCAGCACAGGTTGGCGCCATCTCGAGACCCTCGTTCTGGGCGACGGCAACCGCGGCGTCTAAGATCTCGTGGTCGTCGGTGGCGACGGCTCCGCCTCCGCTCTCGCGAAGGGCGTCCAGAATCCACCGGCTCGCACCCGGATCCGGAATTTCGATACCGCCGCAGATGGTATCCGGATTTTCGATCGGCTCGTGTTCGTCTCGGCCGGCGTCGAACGCCTCGACGATCGGCGCACAGCCCGACGCCTGCGCGGCGTAGAACGCGGGT containing:
- a CDS encoding DUF5802 family protein codes for the protein MFERFSQHYYLGRLYVTPTETDRVTMERTQHERVNEQLYASGDGVERLDTPLVMKLETQHFPVHGTESLPANTLAVPTAVLEQTEIDNPPALSSVFLASRDRARQLLQFAGWDPDTPVRGDEPDGTPPAGM
- a CDS encoding Vms1/Ankzf1 family peptidyl-tRNA hydrolase translates to MSKLDEWLGRASLRDRIDELETECERLRERYEAESDRRREAVRERQTAEERENRLEDRIAQLEGELERRDDSGDDLTYRRRETLHDSRLADVLARLESLRAAPESVLTASVEPDAVPESVASALGDRARLAADAAPCLVVADDAGLVSVALDGPLPVDVEPTWSDRVELDTARFRPTGPHLLALVRADRFAIGRYDGTERVEYAGFESDVKGAHSKGGFSQARFERIRDEQIDDHVAQARAAIEDVRDEAADLPLYLAGQRDVLDELADQLDPGPDALAAVDATGDTERALDDAHRSFWSTELLVI
- a CDS encoding DUF1611 domain-containing protein translates to MRVALLAHEQFPDRAKTAQGILRYADYDVVAVLDRDTAGDRVAEHVPDVQDAPIVAGMDDVDESIDALVIGIAPIGGGFEESWRPDVRAALERGCDVVSGLHYFLAEDEAFAALADEHGGEIWDVRKPPEDLTVSEGVAADVDAEIVCTVGTDCSVGKMTATMELVEAAREAGHDAAVIPTGQTGIVVEGWGNPVDRVISDFTAGSVEQMIVEKGDEHDLLVVEGQGSIVHPAYSAVTCGILHGAMADRLVLCHEAGRERIHGYESFALQPIPTYVDLYESLAAPVNEAEVVAGMLNTRNVDGDDAAREAVDAFADELGGPATDPIRFDAAEVLEAIV